The Antennarius striatus isolate MH-2024 chromosome 11, ASM4005453v1, whole genome shotgun sequence genome window below encodes:
- the cuedc2 gene encoding CUE domain-containing protein 2 isoform X3 translates to MDLHKIIHSALYDFIQAYIPDADLSTLDDVLLSYITGVLEDLGSQQSVDENFDVEVFAEMLEAYIPGFAGIDSVKVCEMMFSLASKLATARTVEENVPKERTEASSLKLPTLPSEHPPGRETQAEGATAKPPVSEWDSQEQHLLEMFPKCSLSEARSALSIAKGDMEEAVRLILEGDVQLSPSPVIANHGKSISSLADHKLKESILEKYMLVDNEEDNKTHRPVAPKDAPKKLVRYHGNQVVTTKGERYQLVKKDETEDMKKTCEDIWWTYK, encoded by the exons ATGGACCTCCACAAAATCATCCACAGCGCCCTGTACGATTTCATTCAGGCTTACATTCCTGATGCAGATCTCAG CACACTCGATGATGTTCTTCTCTCATACATTACTGGCGTCTTGGAGGATCTTGGCTCTCAGCAGAGTGTTGATGAGAACTTTGATGTGGAGGTTTTTGCAGAGATGCTGGAGGCTTACATCCCTGGTTTTGCTGGAATTGATAG TGTAAAGGTCTGTGAGATGATGTTCAGCCTGGCTTCAAAACTAGCTACAGCCCGGACCGTAg AAGAAAATGTGCCTAAGGAAAGGACAGAAGCGAGTTCATTAAAACTTCCCACCCTGCCCAGTGAACATCCACCAGGAAGAGAAACACAGGCAGAGGGCGCCACTGCCAAG CCCCCAGTATCTGAGTGGGATTCCCAGGAGCAGCACCTGCTGGAGATGTTTCCCAAATGTAGTTTGTCGGAGGCTCGCAGTGCTCTGTCTATAGCCAAAGGAGACATGGAGGAAGCTGTTCGTCTCATCTTGGAGGGTGATGTCCAGCTCAGCCCTTCTCCTGTTATT GCAAACCACGGGAAGAGTATTTCCTCGCTGGCGGATCATAAACTCAAAGAGAGCATTCTTGAGAA GTACATGCTGGTGGACAATGAGGAGGATAACAAAACGCACCGTCCCGTCGCCCCAAAAGAT GCTCCAAAAAAGCTAGTTCGGTACCATGGCAACCAGGTGGTAACAACCAAAGGAGAGCGATATCAACTTGTAAAGAAAGACGagacagaggacatgaagaagAC
- the cuedc2 gene encoding CUE domain-containing protein 2 isoform X2 gives MDLHKIIHSALYDFIQAYIPDADLSTLDDVLLSYITGVLEDLGSQQSVDENFDVEVFAEMLEAYIPGFAGIDSVKVCEMMFSLASKLATARTVEENVPKERTEASSLKLPTLPSEHPPGRETQAEGATAKPPVSEWDSQEQHLLEMFPKCSLSEARSALSIAKGDMEEAVRLILEGDVQLSPSPVIANHGKSISSLADHKLKESILEKYMLVDNEEDNKTHRPVAPKDAPKKLVRYHGNQVVTTKGERYQLVKKDETEDMKKTCPQLSYQPPE, from the exons ATGGACCTCCACAAAATCATCCACAGCGCCCTGTACGATTTCATTCAGGCTTACATTCCTGATGCAGATCTCAG CACACTCGATGATGTTCTTCTCTCATACATTACTGGCGTCTTGGAGGATCTTGGCTCTCAGCAGAGTGTTGATGAGAACTTTGATGTGGAGGTTTTTGCAGAGATGCTGGAGGCTTACATCCCTGGTTTTGCTGGAATTGATAG TGTAAAGGTCTGTGAGATGATGTTCAGCCTGGCTTCAAAACTAGCTACAGCCCGGACCGTAg AAGAAAATGTGCCTAAGGAAAGGACAGAAGCGAGTTCATTAAAACTTCCCACCCTGCCCAGTGAACATCCACCAGGAAGAGAAACACAGGCAGAGGGCGCCACTGCCAAG CCCCCAGTATCTGAGTGGGATTCCCAGGAGCAGCACCTGCTGGAGATGTTTCCCAAATGTAGTTTGTCGGAGGCTCGCAGTGCTCTGTCTATAGCCAAAGGAGACATGGAGGAAGCTGTTCGTCTCATCTTGGAGGGTGATGTCCAGCTCAGCCCTTCTCCTGTTATT GCAAACCACGGGAAGAGTATTTCCTCGCTGGCGGATCATAAACTCAAAGAGAGCATTCTTGAGAA GTACATGCTGGTGGACAATGAGGAGGATAACAAAACGCACCGTCCCGTCGCCCCAAAAGAT GCTCCAAAAAAGCTAGTTCGGTACCATGGCAACCAGGTGGTAACAACCAAAGGAGAGCGATATCAACTTGTAAAGAAAGACGagacagaggacatgaagaagAC
- the cuedc2 gene encoding CUE domain-containing protein 2 isoform X1 has translation MDLHKIIHSALYDFIQAYIPDADLSTLDDVLLSYITGVLEDLGSQQSVDENFDVEVFAEMLEAYIPGFAGIDSVKVCEMMFSLASKLATARTVEENVPKERTEASSLKLPTLPSEHPPGRETQAEGATAKPPVSEWDSQEQHLLEMFPKCSLSEARSALSIAKGDMEEAVRLILEGDVQLSPSPVIANHGKSISSLADHKLKESILEKYMLVDNEEDNKTHRPVAPKDAPKKLVRYHGNQVVTTKGERYQLVKKDETEDMKKTYVNLKPARKYRFH, from the exons ATGGACCTCCACAAAATCATCCACAGCGCCCTGTACGATTTCATTCAGGCTTACATTCCTGATGCAGATCTCAG CACACTCGATGATGTTCTTCTCTCATACATTACTGGCGTCTTGGAGGATCTTGGCTCTCAGCAGAGTGTTGATGAGAACTTTGATGTGGAGGTTTTTGCAGAGATGCTGGAGGCTTACATCCCTGGTTTTGCTGGAATTGATAG TGTAAAGGTCTGTGAGATGATGTTCAGCCTGGCTTCAAAACTAGCTACAGCCCGGACCGTAg AAGAAAATGTGCCTAAGGAAAGGACAGAAGCGAGTTCATTAAAACTTCCCACCCTGCCCAGTGAACATCCACCAGGAAGAGAAACACAGGCAGAGGGCGCCACTGCCAAG CCCCCAGTATCTGAGTGGGATTCCCAGGAGCAGCACCTGCTGGAGATGTTTCCCAAATGTAGTTTGTCGGAGGCTCGCAGTGCTCTGTCTATAGCCAAAGGAGACATGGAGGAAGCTGTTCGTCTCATCTTGGAGGGTGATGTCCAGCTCAGCCCTTCTCCTGTTATT GCAAACCACGGGAAGAGTATTTCCTCGCTGGCGGATCATAAACTCAAAGAGAGCATTCTTGAGAA GTACATGCTGGTGGACAATGAGGAGGATAACAAAACGCACCGTCCCGTCGCCCCAAAAGAT GCTCCAAAAAAGCTAGTTCGGTACCATGGCAACCAGGTGGTAACAACCAAAGGAGAGCGATATCAACTTGTAAAGAAAGACGagacagaggacatgaagaagACGTATGTAAACCTCAAGCCTGCACGGAAGTACAGATTCCATTGA